Proteins encoded in a region of the Anopheles aquasalis chromosome 2, idAnoAquaMG_Q_19, whole genome shotgun sequence genome:
- the LOC126572625 gene encoding facilitated trehalose transporter Tret1, which yields MSSSPPGVTNPMLYDAIPEGSGRTTKRNQFIAALGICMAAVSGGTALAWTSPVLPQLTPANESDTSAFEGERFLLTSDEGTWVGSFLAVGAFFGALPAGFLAEKIGRKYTTMSLALPYLISWALIVFASNAGMLYAGRLIIGIATGGSCVVAPMFISEIAETSIRGALGAFFQLHLTVGILFIYAVGSYTHWVTLSTLCAIFPVLLIVAMFIVPESPVYLVKTGRRIDAGVALKWFWGRDADTQSALQTIQSDLDAASGNAKLSDLFTNPTNRAALFISLLLMFFQQFSGINAVIFYTAPIFESAGSTMDPAICSIVVGVVQVVMTLASSILIDKAGRRILLLQSSFIMGSCLVVLGIYFKLQNDKVDVSNIGWLPLASVVLFIISFSLGFGPIPWMMMGELCAPDIKGLASALAVMFNWTLVFLVTKSFGIMQELLGSDWTFWFFGAWMAVCTVYVFIKVPETKGKTNAQIQAILSGKK from the exons ATGAGCAGCAGTCCACCGGGGGTGACGAACCCCATGCTTTATGATGCAATCCCCGAGGGTTCGGGGAGGACGACGAAGCGCAACCAATTCATCGCTGCTCTCGGAA TTTGTATGGCGGCCGTTAGTGGCGGTACCGCGCTCGCCTGGACATCGCCCGTCCTACCGCAGCTAACACCCGCGAACGAGAGCGATACGAGTGCGTTCGAGGGCGAAAGATTTCTTCTCACCAGCGATGAAG GTACGTGGGTTGGATCGTTCCTGGCCGTTGGCGCCTTCTTCGGAGCCCTTCCGGCCGGTTTTCTGGCAGAGAAAATTGGTCGCAAGTACACGACGATGTCGCTGGCTCTTCCCTATCTCATCAGCTGGGCACTGATCGTCTTTGCTAGTAACGCAGGAATGCTGTACGCAGGCCGGTTGATCATTG GTATCGCCACCGGTGGCTCGTGTGTGGTCGCACCGATGTTCATCTCTGAGATTGCGGAAACTTCGATCCGTGGTGCACTCGGAGCATTCTTCCAGCTGCATCTCACCGTCGGCATCCTGTTCATCTACGCTGTGGGTTCGTACACGCACTGGGTTACACTTAGTACACTGTGTGCCATCTTCCCGGTTCTACTGATCGTGGCCATGTTTATCGTTCCCGAGAGCCCCGTTTATTTGGTGAAGACG GGTCGCAGAATTGATGCTGGTGTCGCGCTGAAGTGGTTCTGGGGTCGTGATGCGGATACGCAATCGGCTCTGCAGACAATTCAGTCCGATCTTGATGCGGCTTCGGGCAATGCCAAGCTATCTGATCTGTTCACGAACCCAACCAACCGCGCCGCCCTCttcatctcgctgctgctgatgttctTCCAGCAGTTCTCCGGCATCAACGCGGTCATCTTCTATACGGCACCGATCTTTGAGTCGGCCGGCAGCACCATGGATCCCGCCATCTGTTCGATCGTGGTCGGTGTCGTGCAGGTTGTCATGACGCTCGCCTCGTCCATTCTGATCGACAAAGCAGGCCGGCGGATACTGTTGCTGCAGAGCAGCTTCATCATGGGCTCGTGTTTGGTTGTGCTCGGTATCTACTTTAAGCTGCAGAACGATAAGGTCGATGTATCGAACATTGGGTGGCTTCCGCTGGCCTCGGTTGTGCTGTTCATCATCAGTTTttcgctcggtttcggtcctatcccgtggatgatgatgggagagCTGTGCGCACCGGACATCAAGGGTCTCGCATCGGCGCTGGCCGTCATGTTCAACTGGACTCTGGTGTTTCTCGTCACCAAGTCGTTCGGTATCATGCAGGAGCTGCTCGGTTCCGATTGGACGTTCTGGTTCTTCGGTGCCTGGATGGCCGTTTGTACGGTGTACGTGTTCATCAAGGTGCCGGAAACCAAGGGCAAAACCAACGCACAAATCCAAGCGATCCTGTCCGGAAAGAAGTAA